From a region of the Procambarus clarkii isolate CNS0578487 chromosome 2, FALCON_Pclarkii_2.0, whole genome shotgun sequence genome:
- the LOC123747760 gene encoding uncharacterized protein has protein sequence MGYPRQRKRKPCFKYEEENSENNKRNHHSSQSKKKCSPSSYENTPSKEISPPQIPYYSGILSESNRTVLQKPSPVKTTLHNTPSTPSVFPHEGNKLIFKMCISC, from the exons ATGGGCTATCCTCGACAACGAAAAAGGAAACCATGCTTCAAATATGAAGAAGAGAATTCCGAGAATAACAAAC gcaatcatCACTCGTCTCAATCCAAGAAGAAGTGTTCGCCATCTTCATATGAGAATACACCTTCAAAAGAAATAAGTCCTCCGCAAATACCATATTATTCTGGTATATTAAGTGAAT CTAATAGAACAGTCCTACAAAAGCCGTCTCCAGTGAAGACTACACTTCACAATACACCTTCAACGCCATCAGTATTTCCTCATGAAGGTAATAAGTTAATTTTTAAAATGTGTATTTCATgttga